A single genomic interval of Aureliella helgolandensis harbors:
- a CDS encoding proton-conducting transporter transmembrane domain-containing protein, protein MPELLLPWLELSILIPLLGALLVKLPKNREFARRLCIAVCGLTLLCTLAEWADFSRMDAFEAHDHWDPLASIFHSNMLVIDELNAPLLPLVSLLFLLTVLSTLRTKLNRFSLSGTLLYEATLMATFSCQANWLLIGLLILGAVFPWWEMRFRRGESTRVYSIHMLLFAFSMVVGYGLLPADAENHPNQPGTVTMIAAALLTLGALLRNGIAPLHCWMTDLFERATLGTALLHVLPMTGAYAAMRLVLPIVPTWALQSIAVLSLFTAVYASGRALVETDTRKFFCYLLLSSSSLVLVGLELVTPVGLTGALCLWLSIGLSLGGLGLTLRSVEARVGRIGLERFHGLAEHMPTLAGLFLLTGLGSIGFPGTIGFIGAELLVEGAVEVYPIVGIAAVVAAAMNGIAIMHAYFRIFAGHVFTATISFKAKPSERFAVVVLALLIVGGGLYPQPGVQSRYHAAETLLKHRGPSSTVHAGHGDPQKLQSGSATPLHEQAMPQEQPTSRSEQ, encoded by the coding sequence ATGCCTGAACTACTACTACCTTGGCTCGAACTGTCGATCTTAATTCCGTTGCTGGGCGCCTTGCTCGTCAAACTCCCCAAGAATCGCGAATTTGCACGACGGTTGTGCATCGCTGTTTGCGGCCTGACATTGCTCTGCACCCTTGCCGAGTGGGCCGATTTCTCGCGGATGGACGCCTTTGAGGCACACGATCACTGGGACCCGTTGGCAAGTATCTTTCATTCGAACATGCTTGTCATCGATGAGCTGAACGCTCCCTTGTTGCCGTTGGTTTCGCTGCTTTTCCTGTTAACCGTTCTGTCGACTTTACGAACGAAACTGAACCGATTTTCGCTGAGTGGCACGTTGTTGTACGAGGCGACGTTGATGGCTACTTTCAGCTGCCAAGCGAACTGGCTATTGATTGGCTTGCTGATTCTCGGAGCGGTCTTTCCCTGGTGGGAAATGCGATTTCGGCGTGGTGAGTCAACGCGTGTCTACTCAATCCACATGCTGCTATTCGCATTCAGCATGGTGGTTGGCTACGGACTATTGCCGGCCGACGCTGAAAATCATCCGAATCAGCCCGGTACGGTCACAATGATCGCCGCGGCCCTGTTGACGTTGGGAGCGCTCTTGCGGAACGGCATCGCTCCACTGCATTGCTGGATGACGGACTTGTTCGAGCGTGCCACCCTAGGAACGGCTCTGCTGCACGTTTTACCAATGACCGGTGCGTATGCCGCAATGCGATTGGTGTTACCGATCGTGCCGACGTGGGCCCTTCAAAGCATCGCCGTCCTGTCACTCTTTACTGCTGTCTACGCCTCCGGGCGTGCCTTGGTGGAAACCGACACTCGAAAGTTCTTCTGCTATTTGCTGCTCAGCAGTTCATCGCTGGTGTTAGTCGGTTTGGAATTGGTTACTCCGGTTGGTTTGACGGGGGCTCTATGCCTGTGGTTATCCATCGGTCTATCGCTGGGAGGGCTCGGCCTGACGCTGCGTAGCGTCGAAGCTCGCGTGGGACGCATCGGATTGGAACGCTTTCATGGACTGGCCGAACACATGCCTACCCTGGCTGGATTGTTCTTGTTGACCGGCCTTGGCTCGATCGGTTTCCCTGGGACGATCGGATTCATTGGAGCGGAATTGTTGGTCGAGGGGGCGGTGGAAGTTTACCCAATTGTCGGCATTGCGGCGGTAGTCGCCGCAGCGATGAATGGCATTGCAATCATGCACGCCTATTTTCGAATCTTTGCCGGGCACGTGTTCACAGCGACGATCTCATTCAAGGCAAAACCGTCCGAGAGATTTGCTGTGGTCGTGTTAGCTCTACTGATTGTTGGTGGTGGTTTGTATCCCCAACCCGGTGTGCAGTCGCGTTATCATGCGGCTGAGACGTTGCTGAAGCATCGCGGGCCATCTTCGACAGTGCATGCCGGACACGGTGACCCCCAAAAACTACAGAGTGGCTCAGCTACCCCGCTGCATGAGCAAGCCATGCCACAGGAACAACCCACGTCCAGGAGCGAACAATGA
- a CDS encoding proton-conducting transporter transmembrane domain-containing protein — protein sequence MSIQQLLEFSGAITLISPAALLLILGLVPLLGIRLNEGITSFVTQVSVIIGLFGAIAVLAIMLWTDSRHVPIELGDWVAIEQQHFHFHLKFVFDRLSVPFAIMTLVLCGTVGAFTRVYLHRDPGYQRFFLFYAVFFLGMVVSSLAGTIETLFLGWELVGLSSALLIAFFQDRQSPVRNGLRVWCVYRIADAAFMVAALLMHHLTGAGDFDGLMGSGPWPEGVANIAAGPALGVGLLLLVAAAGKSGMVPFSGWLPRAMEGPTPSSAVFYGALSIHLGTYLLLRVSPLLDVSRVLQIAVIAIGAVTAVYGALTSRVQTDVKTMLGFASLTQVGIITVEIGLGFRYLALIHIIGHALLRTLQLLRAPSLLKDYFNLEDAIGGGLPGAPNSTRQIASDDRWQWLYRACNERGYLDSIIYRLIALPIIKAFQWFGRLEDGWTTFLSGGKPAGRKATGSRSSQNDGAPSDTRADKASQLVEDLR from the coding sequence ATGAGTATTCAGCAGCTTTTAGAATTCAGCGGTGCGATTACCCTGATCAGTCCGGCGGCCCTACTATTGATCCTGGGATTGGTGCCTCTACTTGGCATTCGATTGAACGAGGGCATCACATCTTTTGTGACGCAGGTTTCGGTGATCATCGGACTCTTCGGTGCCATTGCTGTGCTGGCGATCATGTTGTGGACCGATAGTCGCCATGTGCCGATTGAGTTGGGAGACTGGGTTGCAATCGAGCAGCAACACTTTCATTTCCACTTGAAGTTTGTCTTTGATCGTTTGTCAGTTCCGTTTGCCATCATGACCTTGGTCTTGTGCGGCACCGTGGGCGCGTTCACACGCGTTTACTTACATCGTGACCCGGGTTACCAGCGTTTCTTTTTGTTTTACGCGGTGTTCTTCCTCGGAATGGTGGTGTCATCACTGGCCGGCACCATCGAAACGCTGTTCTTGGGCTGGGAATTGGTCGGTTTATCGTCTGCGTTGTTGATCGCTTTCTTCCAAGATCGCCAATCTCCCGTGCGAAACGGTTTGCGAGTGTGGTGTGTCTACCGGATTGCGGATGCCGCGTTCATGGTCGCCGCACTATTGATGCATCATCTAACCGGTGCTGGTGACTTTGATGGCCTGATGGGATCGGGACCATGGCCTGAAGGCGTCGCTAATATCGCAGCAGGGCCGGCGCTTGGCGTGGGCCTGTTGTTGCTGGTTGCGGCAGCTGGGAAATCGGGGATGGTGCCGTTTTCGGGATGGCTCCCGCGTGCGATGGAGGGCCCCACTCCCTCAAGTGCTGTTTTCTATGGCGCCCTATCAATTCATTTGGGGACCTACCTACTCTTGAGAGTCAGCCCACTGCTGGATGTCTCCCGAGTTTTGCAAATTGCCGTAATAGCGATTGGCGCTGTAACAGCCGTCTATGGAGCGTTGACATCTCGGGTGCAAACCGACGTCAAGACGATGCTTGGTTTTGCATCGTTGACACAAGTTGGCATTATCACCGTGGAGATCGGATTGGGCTTCCGTTATTTGGCATTGATTCACATCATTGGCCATGCCTTGTTGCGAACTTTGCAGTTGCTGCGCGCCCCATCGCTGCTCAAGGACTATTTCAATTTGGAAGATGCGATTGGCGGCGGCTTGCCCGGCGCCCCCAACTCCACCAGGCAAATCGCGTCCGATGACCGTTGGCAGTGGCTCTACCGGGCATGCAACGAACGTGGTTATCTGGATTCCATAATCTACCGGTTGATAGCACTTCCAATCATCAAGGCCTTTCAATGGTTCGGTCGTTTAGAGGATGGTTGGACAACGTTTCTTTCCGGCGGCAAACCAGCGGGCCGCAAGGCGACCGGATCGCGGTCGTCGCAGAATGATGGGGCGCCCAGCGATACTCGCGCCGACAAAGCCAGCCAGCTGGTGGAGGACTTAAGATAA
- a CDS encoding two-component system sensor histidine kinase NtrB — protein sequence MFRVPSGETVKTYRTAITALLVLSVTALVITIWVMIDFVDEQATVRQLIRDLPADARIEAETLVGELKWQFRMSILVVVNLVATGCAVLLLWRAYQTSQDSLRDIKALAGDILSSMDQAVITTNRLGDVTSCNSRVADLLRLESDPVGTPLASVTDEIDLPAFRAKANNTEHGSLIEDFFITVPEGQRRLRTFCQPLRDRMNAMIGNVIQLRDVTEQIHIESQMRRMERFMGLGSVAAGLHHEIKNPLAGLSLHVQLLEEQLDEPNEPDEIRKLMHVIKTEVSRVGSVLEGFRDFASIGRLQLDETMLHEIVDQQVKLLRPRASQLNVKVKIDGFAATDRPVCIDRVRIEQVLLNLMLNGIQAMQGGGTLTISQESAQLSGSDAVCVSVSDTGHGIPESSRSHVFDPYFTTKSDGTGMGLALSDKIVRQHGGSLDFVTSRDGTTFRMTLPIDHQTSPRVSDGIASPTSKSSE from the coding sequence ATGTTCCGCGTTCCATCGGGCGAAACGGTCAAGACCTACCGTACAGCCATCACGGCCTTGCTCGTCCTGAGCGTTACGGCACTTGTCATCACGATCTGGGTCATGATCGATTTTGTGGATGAGCAAGCGACGGTTCGACAATTGATTCGCGATTTGCCAGCCGACGCGAGAATCGAGGCCGAAACGCTTGTGGGGGAACTCAAATGGCAATTCCGAATGTCCATTTTGGTGGTCGTGAATCTCGTCGCCACCGGTTGTGCCGTTTTATTGCTATGGCGTGCGTACCAAACCTCGCAAGACTCTCTGCGAGATATTAAGGCACTTGCTGGCGACATCCTTAGTAGCATGGATCAAGCGGTGATTACTACCAATCGCCTTGGTGATGTGACTAGTTGCAACTCGAGAGTCGCAGATCTGCTGAGACTGGAGTCCGACCCTGTCGGCACGCCGCTTGCATCGGTCACCGACGAGATTGACCTGCCCGCATTTCGCGCTAAGGCCAACAACACCGAACACGGCTCACTGATTGAGGATTTTTTCATCACAGTCCCCGAAGGGCAACGTCGCTTGCGGACCTTCTGCCAGCCGCTTCGCGATCGCATGAACGCAATGATAGGAAATGTCATTCAGCTGCGTGACGTGACGGAACAAATCCATATTGAGAGTCAAATGCGGCGCATGGAGCGATTCATGGGCCTTGGTTCCGTCGCCGCGGGTCTTCACCACGAAATCAAGAATCCTTTAGCAGGCTTGTCGCTACACGTCCAACTGCTAGAAGAACAGCTCGACGAGCCGAATGAGCCCGATGAGATCCGAAAACTAATGCATGTGATCAAGACCGAAGTGTCGCGAGTGGGTAGTGTCTTAGAGGGGTTCCGTGACTTTGCATCAATCGGCCGTCTACAGCTCGACGAAACGATGTTGCATGAGATCGTTGATCAGCAAGTGAAGCTGCTCCGTCCGCGTGCTTCGCAGCTTAACGTGAAGGTCAAGATTGATGGATTTGCCGCCACCGACCGTCCTGTCTGCATCGATCGAGTGCGCATTGAACAAGTCCTGTTGAACCTGATGCTCAACGGGATTCAAGCAATGCAAGGTGGCGGAACGCTAACCATTTCCCAAGAATCAGCCCAACTCTCGGGAAGCGATGCCGTGTGCGTATCGGTCAGTGATACCGGGCACGGAATTCCCGAGTCCTCACGGTCCCATGTTTTCGATCCCTATTTCACGACCAAAAGCGATGGCACCGGGATGGGGTTGGCATTGTCGGACAAAATCGTTCGCCAGCACGGCGGTAGTCTCGACTTTGTGACTTCTAGAGACGGAACCACGTTTCGCATGACGCTTCCTATCGACCACCAGACATCGCCCCGCGTGAGCGACGGCATCGCGTCCCCTACATCGAAATCGAGTGAATGA
- a CDS encoding SulP family inorganic anion transporter, with translation MATAPIEPQETPRGDVSGFTRYLKHDLISGLLVFLIALPLCLGISLACGYPPIAGIFTAIIGSILCTFLSNSELTIKGPAAGLIVIAIGCIEDFGGNGMTGGWGEADITAYKAALAIGVAAAVLQILFGIFRAGILGEFFPTAAVHGMLAAIGIIIMIKQFPVALGVIGAGGEPLEMLKEIPHYLAEANPAIAAIGIVSLAIMFAWPSIRERVAFLKVIPAPLVVLLVAVPMGMGFDLLHAHPYSLSNHEYQLGEQYLVKMPDRVFGMFDDITFPAFAALQQLKAWKWVMMFFIIGTLESLLSAKAIDLLDPWKRKTNMNRDMIAVGVANLAAAGVGGLPMISEIVRSKANIDNGARTRFADMWHGIFLLLCVALMPTILHRIPLAALAAMLVYTGFRLAHPSEFLHVWRIGKEQLAIFVTTAVVVLATDLLIGVAAGIILKMLIHVSNGMPLKSMFKPFLEVQDVDDNTSIIIAKESAVFSNWIPFRRQIEQVGLVQQRNLIVDLSGANLVDHSVMEKLEEMGRDFDQEGLKFEVRGLDSLTPWAGDAHAARKKGLARVRRITVVAEETLEDSLILKFIEFGITGYTLMHCSGAGRQQLKLGTQRSPQVRIEVIASLSVCNRIVDYLRCEILEKYRVTLCIENVEVVRAADFIPVLAEAEAHKLT, from the coding sequence GTGGCCACCGCTCCAATCGAACCCCAAGAAACTCCGCGCGGCGATGTTAGCGGTTTTACTCGCTATCTGAAACATGATTTGATCTCTGGCTTGCTGGTCTTTTTGATCGCTCTGCCGCTTTGCTTGGGTATCTCCCTTGCGTGCGGCTATCCACCGATCGCGGGGATCTTCACAGCGATTATCGGCTCGATTCTTTGTACCTTCCTGAGTAATAGCGAGCTGACTATCAAAGGCCCCGCGGCAGGTTTGATCGTAATTGCGATCGGCTGCATCGAGGACTTCGGTGGGAATGGCATGACGGGCGGATGGGGGGAGGCGGATATCACCGCGTATAAAGCGGCACTGGCGATTGGAGTCGCAGCGGCAGTGCTGCAGATCCTGTTCGGCATCTTTCGCGCCGGAATTCTGGGAGAATTCTTCCCGACCGCCGCAGTCCATGGAATGCTGGCCGCTATCGGGATCATCATCATGATCAAGCAGTTTCCAGTCGCGTTGGGAGTGATCGGAGCAGGCGGTGAACCACTGGAGATGCTGAAAGAGATTCCGCACTACTTGGCAGAAGCGAATCCAGCCATCGCCGCGATCGGTATCGTAAGCTTGGCGATCATGTTCGCATGGCCGTCTATCCGTGAGCGTGTTGCGTTCCTAAAGGTGATTCCGGCGCCCTTGGTTGTCCTATTGGTTGCGGTTCCCATGGGGATGGGATTTGACCTGCTGCATGCGCATCCCTATTCGCTGTCTAACCATGAATACCAATTGGGTGAACAGTACTTAGTGAAAATGCCCGACCGTGTTTTCGGTATGTTCGACGACATTACCTTTCCAGCATTCGCCGCGCTGCAACAGCTGAAAGCGTGGAAATGGGTGATGATGTTCTTCATCATCGGGACGCTCGAATCCCTGTTAAGTGCTAAGGCGATTGATCTGCTGGATCCTTGGAAGCGCAAAACCAACATGAACCGCGACATGATTGCGGTTGGAGTTGCCAACTTAGCAGCCGCCGGCGTGGGCGGTCTGCCGATGATTTCTGAGATCGTCCGTTCCAAAGCGAATATTGATAATGGTGCGAGAACTCGGTTTGCAGACATGTGGCACGGGATCTTCCTATTGCTGTGCGTTGCGTTGATGCCAACCATCCTGCACCGGATTCCCCTAGCTGCCTTGGCTGCGATGCTGGTCTACACCGGCTTTCGCCTAGCTCACCCCAGCGAATTTTTGCATGTTTGGCGAATTGGCAAAGAACAACTGGCCATTTTTGTGACCACAGCCGTGGTCGTTCTGGCCACCGATCTGCTGATTGGTGTTGCCGCCGGGATCATTTTGAAAATGCTGATCCATGTTTCCAACGGTATGCCTCTGAAGAGCATGTTTAAACCGTTTTTGGAGGTTCAAGACGTCGACGACAACACCAGCATCATCATTGCAAAAGAGTCGGCGGTGTTTAGTAACTGGATTCCATTCCGCCGCCAAATCGAACAGGTGGGATTGGTCCAACAACGCAACCTCATCGTGGACTTGTCTGGCGCGAATCTAGTCGATCACAGTGTGATGGAGAAACTGGAGGAGATGGGACGCGACTTCGATCAGGAGGGGCTTAAGTTCGAAGTTCGTGGCTTGGATTCACTTACCCCTTGGGCCGGTGACGCGCATGCGGCCCGCAAAAAGGGGCTCGCGAGGGTGCGTCGAATCACAGTCGTGGCTGAGGAAACGTTGGAAGATAGCTTGATTCTGAAGTTTATTGAATTCGGTATTACGGGCTACACCTTGATGCATTGTTCGGGAGCCGGAAGACAGCAACTCAAGCTTGGCACGCAGCGTTCGCCGCAGGTTCGGATCGAAGTGATTGCTTCATTGAGCGTGTGCAACAGAATCGTTGATTACTTGCGATGCGAAATTCTGGAAAAGTATCGAGTGACTCTTTGCATCGAAAATGTCGAAGTCGTCCGTGCGGCAGATTTTATTCCAGTCCTCGCAGAAGCGGAAGCTCATAAGCTCACCTGA
- a CDS encoding DUF2309 domain-containing protein codes for MHDDTTSSDSSTTSTAGDYQPDNLLHVIEHASHFLPAQGPIEVFVHHNTLHAFEHLPFDQAVRAAWKIYGAQPYMSKQRFRELFREGRIAESDLRTVLHEDLGDEECVPVAGLGSRYDLRLAMLLHPMRTAPEDELRWAIAETDALTRFRDDVNLVQIEQMVMATKESLATETLSEPLQSRIASFGRGARTKWGQDDWEAFTLLSLWDTCDTGVELADRTLTTLERPKRLRDVLLIATGEDPDRFVHEMLIRFTATFIDQGFASWNLPHRDQGYFKAFVALYIREMIAGERWAQGLSSELQKIQGARTTAIASIRQSLRLMGVEPQDYETVITQTLLALPGWAGMVAQLADAPHWVDRPLPKDTLVEFLAVRLLLDRLAAKHVAVEQLGFSGSLDQLSDYAWDRANTSQKVHLQNCFLVFQVAQIMGWDWSTLRELDRKQWALIFHELESFDEVHRRRIFQQAYERKYRDESLTAVALTSARAKSRPHTRRRPSFQIACCLDDREESFRRYLEETDPNCETFGAAGFFAVAMNYQGATDANYKPLCPAIVTPNHFVRENVGYTFAGEHRRRAATRRKLGMATHRWHSRSRGFIGGALTSILGSLAAFPLVSRVLFPRLTAQIRRKAGELIKPPPVTQLQLERYKPDPGPEDGNVGYTVEEMIVIVERLLRDIGLTQTFSRIVVITGHGSSSVNNPHESAYNCGACAGKRGGPNARAFAQMANDWRVRRGVAQNGIVIPDDTTFLGAYHNTCDDSVVWYDLDRMPPSHFDLFETVKRTCDEARLRNAHERARRFESCEIDCTPEEALRHVERRSEDLSQVRPEYNHATDALCFVGQREWSRGLFLDRRAFLTSYEPEQDDAEHSILLRILSAAIPVCAGINLEYYFSAVDNIKYGSGTKLPHNIVSLLGVMEGATSDLRTGLYRQMIEIHEPMRILFVIQTTPEAMLSVMDRHEGIGLLCRGDWIQLAVLDHATSKIQLWHDGKFVPFEPEADQLPIAQDSVAWFRGHRENLPFAWCEAATVSDENAESESLVASGMEAGRA; via the coding sequence ATGCATGACGATACCACCAGCTCAGACTCGAGCACTACTTCTACCGCAGGTGATTATCAGCCCGACAATTTGTTGCACGTGATTGAACACGCTTCCCATTTCCTGCCAGCGCAGGGACCGATCGAGGTTTTCGTGCATCATAATACGCTGCACGCCTTCGAGCACTTGCCATTCGATCAGGCGGTGCGAGCCGCTTGGAAGATTTACGGGGCCCAGCCCTATATGAGCAAGCAGCGGTTCCGCGAACTCTTTAGAGAAGGCCGGATTGCAGAATCGGATCTGCGTACCGTTCTGCACGAGGATTTGGGCGACGAAGAATGCGTTCCCGTTGCAGGCTTGGGGAGCCGTTATGATCTGCGATTGGCTATGCTTTTGCATCCAATGCGGACCGCTCCTGAGGATGAGTTGCGATGGGCCATTGCGGAAACGGATGCGTTGACCCGCTTTCGTGATGACGTCAATCTGGTGCAAATCGAGCAGATGGTGATGGCGACCAAGGAGTCACTTGCAACCGAAACGCTCAGTGAACCGTTGCAATCGCGTATTGCATCGTTTGGCAGAGGGGCGCGCACGAAGTGGGGGCAAGACGACTGGGAGGCGTTTACGCTTCTCTCGCTGTGGGATACCTGTGACACGGGCGTCGAATTGGCTGACCGAACGCTGACCACCCTCGAGCGTCCCAAACGCCTTCGCGACGTCTTGTTGATTGCGACAGGGGAAGATCCCGACCGGTTCGTCCATGAGATGCTGATTCGCTTCACGGCAACGTTCATCGACCAAGGGTTCGCCAGCTGGAATCTACCGCACCGCGACCAAGGATATTTCAAGGCGTTCGTGGCGCTTTACATCCGAGAGATGATTGCAGGCGAGCGTTGGGCACAGGGACTTTCCTCCGAATTGCAAAAGATTCAGGGCGCCCGTACGACGGCGATCGCATCGATCCGGCAATCGTTGCGATTGATGGGAGTGGAACCGCAGGACTACGAAACCGTGATCACGCAAACGTTGCTCGCTCTGCCGGGATGGGCGGGGATGGTTGCACAGTTGGCGGATGCACCCCATTGGGTCGACCGGCCGTTGCCCAAGGACACTTTGGTTGAATTCTTGGCGGTGCGTCTGCTGTTGGATCGTTTGGCAGCCAAGCACGTCGCAGTTGAGCAACTGGGATTCTCTGGCTCGCTCGATCAATTGTCAGATTACGCTTGGGACCGTGCGAATACTTCGCAGAAAGTGCATTTGCAGAACTGCTTTCTCGTCTTTCAAGTTGCCCAGATCATGGGATGGGACTGGTCCACACTACGGGAGTTGGATCGTAAGCAATGGGCATTGATCTTCCACGAACTGGAGTCGTTTGATGAAGTTCACCGTCGCCGGATTTTTCAGCAAGCCTACGAACGTAAGTATCGCGACGAATCGCTGACGGCAGTGGCGTTGACGTCCGCACGTGCCAAGTCCAGGCCGCACACACGCCGGCGACCTTCCTTTCAAATTGCGTGCTGTCTCGACGATCGTGAAGAGTCGTTTCGACGCTATTTGGAGGAGACGGATCCGAACTGCGAGACCTTCGGTGCGGCCGGCTTCTTCGCCGTCGCGATGAATTATCAGGGGGCGACCGACGCGAATTACAAACCGCTCTGTCCCGCGATTGTGACACCCAATCATTTTGTGCGGGAAAACGTGGGCTATACGTTTGCGGGGGAGCACCGCCGGCGAGCAGCCACGCGACGGAAATTGGGAATGGCCACTCATCGCTGGCACTCGCGCAGTCGCGGCTTCATCGGCGGGGCGCTTACGTCAATTCTAGGAAGCCTGGCTGCGTTCCCGTTGGTTTCACGCGTGTTGTTTCCAAGGTTGACTGCTCAGATTCGTCGCAAGGCGGGGGAGTTGATCAAGCCGCCTCCCGTAACGCAATTGCAACTCGAGCGTTACAAACCAGACCCAGGGCCAGAGGATGGCAATGTGGGGTACACGGTCGAAGAGATGATTGTGATTGTCGAGCGATTGCTGCGGGACATTGGGCTAACCCAAACGTTTTCACGAATAGTTGTGATCACCGGCCATGGCTCATCAAGTGTCAATAATCCACATGAATCGGCCTACAACTGTGGTGCCTGTGCAGGGAAACGCGGGGGACCGAACGCCCGGGCGTTCGCTCAAATGGCGAATGACTGGAGAGTTCGCCGAGGTGTGGCACAAAACGGAATTGTGATTCCAGATGATACCACCTTTCTGGGCGCCTATCACAATACCTGCGACGACAGCGTCGTCTGGTACGATCTCGATCGGATGCCACCGTCGCACTTTGATCTGTTTGAAACCGTCAAACGCACCTGCGACGAAGCTCGACTTCGAAACGCTCATGAGCGAGCGAGGCGATTTGAATCCTGCGAAATTGATTGCACACCAGAGGAAGCGTTGCGTCACGTCGAACGGCGCAGCGAAGACCTGTCGCAAGTCCGACCCGAGTACAATCACGCCACGGATGCACTGTGTTTTGTGGGACAACGCGAATGGTCGCGTGGATTGTTCTTGGATCGTCGGGCGTTTTTGACCTCCTATGAACCGGAGCAGGACGATGCAGAGCACTCGATCCTGCTTCGCATTCTATCCGCGGCCATTCCGGTTTGTGCTGGGATCAATCTCGAATACTACTTCTCAGCTGTGGACAACATCAAGTATGGCTCGGGAACGAAACTGCCCCATAACATCGTTTCGCTGCTGGGGGTGATGGAAGGTGCAACCAGCGATCTGCGAACAGGTCTTTATCGTCAAATGATCGAAATCCACGAACCGATGCGTATCCTGTTTGTGATTCAGACAACTCCGGAGGCCATGCTCAGCGTGATGGATCGCCATGAGGGTATCGGACTCCTTTGCCGAGGTGACTGGATTCAATTGGCCGTCTTGGACCACGCCACCTCAAAGATTCAACTTTGGCACGATGGCAAATTTGTTCCGTTTGAACCGGAGGCGGATCAGCTTCCGATCGCCCAAGATTCAGTCGCTTGGTTTCGTGGACATCGTGAGAATCTGCCTTTCGCTTGGTGCGAGGCAGCCACGGTGTCAGACGAGAATGCAGAGTCCGAGAGCTTGGTTGCGAGCGGAATGGAAGCAGGCAGAGCATGA